A window from Pedosphaera parvula Ellin514 encodes these proteins:
- the lysS gene encoding lysine--tRNA ligase, translating into MDESNALIEQRKAKLAALKARGINPFANKFAPTETAAQARANYVENREVALAGRITAYREMGKSIFFDIKDQSGRIQVYAQKAALGDEQFDIFKLLDMGDFLGVKGVLFTTKTGEISVKLASFTIIGKALRPPPEKWHGLVDTEIRYRQRYLDLMSNDEVKKTFLLRSAVVREIRNFFHSRGYVEVETPMMQNIPGGAAAAPFVTHHNALGCNFYLRIAIELYHKRLLVGGIDKMFEIGKNFRNEGLSRKHNPEFTMLEAYQAYGDYETMMELVQSMIVHVAESVLGTLVIEHKDAEGKVTKTIDLTPNWRRAKYKDLVREKAGQDWFDVSPAERRRRAIEDLKLGGDIAAGYEDFEVTGAVFEKLIEPTLINPTFVTHLPKELVPLAKLSPEDPTSVEVFECCINGQEIAPAYSEQNDAVEQRERLEHQAGGEQQKLDEDFLIALEHGMPPAGGMGMGIDRLCMMLLGQESIRDVILFPQMKPKS; encoded by the coding sequence ATGGATGAATCGAATGCATTGATCGAGCAGCGCAAGGCCAAATTGGCCGCACTTAAGGCCCGGGGAATTAATCCGTTTGCCAATAAGTTTGCTCCCACGGAAACCGCCGCCCAGGCTCGCGCCAACTATGTCGAGAACCGCGAGGTCGCCCTCGCCGGCCGCATCACCGCCTACCGCGAAATGGGCAAAAGCATCTTCTTCGACATCAAGGACCAAAGCGGCCGCATCCAGGTCTATGCTCAAAAAGCAGCCCTCGGTGATGAGCAATTTGATATTTTCAAGCTGCTCGACATGGGTGATTTCCTCGGTGTGAAGGGTGTGTTGTTCACCACCAAGACCGGCGAAATTTCCGTCAAACTCGCTTCGTTCACGATCATCGGCAAAGCCCTCCGCCCGCCTCCTGAAAAATGGCACGGCCTCGTCGATACTGAAATCCGCTACCGTCAGCGCTACCTCGATCTCATGTCCAATGACGAGGTCAAGAAGACATTCCTTCTCCGTAGTGCAGTCGTCCGCGAGATTCGCAACTTTTTCCACTCGCGCGGCTACGTCGAAGTCGAGACGCCCATGATGCAAAACATTCCCGGTGGTGCCGCCGCCGCGCCGTTCGTCACGCATCACAACGCGCTTGGCTGCAATTTCTACCTCCGCATCGCCATTGAGCTCTACCACAAGCGTCTCCTCGTCGGGGGCATCGATAAGATGTTTGAAATCGGCAAGAACTTCCGCAACGAAGGTCTCTCCCGCAAACACAATCCCGAGTTCACCATGCTCGAGGCCTACCAGGCGTACGGCGATTACGAGACCATGATGGAACTCGTCCAATCGATGATTGTCCACGTCGCCGAGAGCGTCCTCGGCACGCTCGTCATCGAGCACAAGGACGCCGAAGGCAAAGTCACCAAGACCATCGACCTTACCCCCAACTGGCGTCGTGCAAAGTATAAAGACCTCGTTCGTGAAAAAGCCGGCCAGGATTGGTTCGATGTTTCGCCTGCAGAACGCCGTCGTCGCGCGATCGAAGACCTCAAGCTCGGTGGCGACATCGCTGCTGGATATGAAGATTTCGAAGTCACCGGGGCCGTGTTTGAAAAACTGATTGAGCCGACGCTCATCAATCCCACCTTCGTTACGCACCTGCCCAAGGAACTCGTTCCCCTCGCCAAGCTCTCACCTGAAGACCCAACATCCGTCGAAGTCTTTGAGTGCTGCATCAACGGCCAGGAAATCGCTCCGGCTTACTCCGAGCAAAACGACGCTGTTGAGCAACGCGAACGCCTCGAACACCAGGCTGGCGGCGAACAACAAAAACTCGATGAAGATTTCCTCATCGCCCTGGAGCACGGCATGCCTCCCGCTGGCGGCATGGGCATGGGCATCGACCGTTTGTGCATGATGCTCCTCGGTCAGGAATCCATCCGCGACGTCATCCTCTTCCCGCAGATGAAACCAAAGAGCTGA
- a CDS encoding ArnT family glycosyltransferase: MTNSQTAPTPISSTRFNAPVIALMCLAVVTLLRLWYATKLGLLPDETYYWLWSKHLAASYTDKGPVIAWLIAAGTSVFGDTPFGIRWIGVLLNAATGWQIFRLARRLYGDRTALWCLLVAMVIPLFTVGSIIMTIDAPSVLCWAWAANVFWTALETGKVRHWIGLGVIIGVGFLAKFTNGVQLGCVALFLLWSPPHRKYFFSRQSIAMVIAFGLCSLPIIYWNYQVGWLQAQALHSRSGVESSFHIHPAQLFRFLTEQIGVISPLIAIGIAVAAVGLLVSRYSDTRVQFLLCQFVPLYGIFLFFSLNSAGKPNWPAPALITAMILLVVFWQDLVQRRPAWRCAVYAALSIALVMTILLHAAVFLPPIHPVINRIMRRSQGWPDYAAHIEQARTKYNANLLIANHYSQASMAQFYLPGHPTVYLPSGWHPQFKLWGDYHLAPDTRALFVLSDPMDGPNNLLLPLTQQFKSRQLVDDFWSQYKGRNMTRFQIYLLSND; the protein is encoded by the coding sequence GTGACCAATTCACAGACCGCCCCGACTCCCATCTCATCGACCCGTTTCAACGCCCCCGTCATCGCTCTGATGTGCCTGGCCGTGGTAACACTGCTTCGACTCTGGTACGCGACGAAACTGGGATTGCTGCCTGATGAGACGTACTATTGGCTCTGGTCAAAGCACCTGGCGGCCTCTTATACCGACAAGGGGCCGGTAATTGCATGGCTCATAGCCGCTGGAACCTCGGTGTTCGGTGATACTCCATTCGGCATTCGTTGGATCGGCGTGCTACTGAATGCTGCCACCGGTTGGCAGATATTCCGCCTCGCGCGTCGGCTCTACGGAGATCGCACCGCGCTCTGGTGTTTGCTGGTTGCAATGGTCATCCCGCTCTTTACGGTCGGATCGATCATCATGACCATCGATGCCCCAAGCGTCCTCTGCTGGGCTTGGGCGGCAAACGTGTTCTGGACGGCCCTCGAAACCGGCAAAGTGCGACATTGGATCGGCTTGGGAGTGATCATCGGCGTCGGATTTCTTGCCAAGTTCACCAACGGCGTCCAACTCGGCTGCGTCGCGCTGTTCCTCCTTTGGTCCCCACCGCACCGGAAGTATTTCTTCAGTCGGCAAAGCATCGCCATGGTCATCGCCTTTGGGCTCTGTTCGTTGCCCATTATTTATTGGAATTACCAGGTGGGTTGGCTTCAGGCGCAGGCACTTCATTCACGCAGCGGCGTCGAAAGTTCCTTCCACATTCATCCCGCTCAATTGTTTCGCTTCCTCACCGAGCAAATAGGCGTGATCTCACCGCTCATCGCAATTGGCATCGCCGTCGCTGCTGTTGGTTTGCTCGTCTCACGTTACAGCGACACCCGTGTCCAGTTTCTCCTCTGTCAGTTTGTGCCACTCTATGGCATCTTCCTTTTCTTCAGTTTGAACAGTGCCGGCAAACCCAACTGGCCCGCGCCTGCCCTCATCACTGCCATGATTTTGCTCGTGGTATTTTGGCAGGACTTGGTGCAACGCAGGCCCGCTTGGCGCTGCGCCGTCTATGCAGCACTGTCAATTGCCCTCGTAATGACCATCTTATTACACGCCGCAGTCTTCCTCCCTCCAATTCACCCGGTCATCAATCGTATAATGCGGCGCTCACAAGGCTGGCCTGATTATGCCGCGCACATTGAACAGGCCCGCACGAAATACAACGCCAATCTGCTGATCGCCAACCATTATTCACAAGCCAGCATGGCTCAGTTTTATCTCCCGGGCCATCCCACTGTCTATCTGCCATCTGGTTGGCATCCGCAATTCAAACTCTGGGGGGATTACCACCTCGCTCCCGACACCCGCGCATTGTTCGTCCTCAGTGACCCGATGGATGGTCCGAATAACCTCCTCCTTCCGCTCACGCAACAATTCAAAAGCCGGCAATTGGTCGATGATTTCTGGAGCCAATACAAGGGCCGAAACATGACCCGCTTTCAGATATACCTGCTAAGCAACGATTGA
- a CDS encoding RNA polymerase sigma factor: MDDHDLLRQYARCHSQDAFRQLVEKHLVMVFSCAQRMVRDSHLAEEVAQNVFTTFAQKAESIHPPQVIAGWLYNTTRNLAMHTVRSEQRRRLREETAVTMQALDSDSDAGHIKEHLEPAMSELEPDDRDTLVLRYFEDRSLREVGQEFGISEDAARMRVNRALEKLRTIFNRKGIAVTSVSLAAILTASTTSAVPVGLTVAITTAALAKTIVTSTTIVTNSALTVMNWINAKSVTAIISAAVIAATSTYFAQERHLDHLRAENQTLAAEHDKLKSANDTSLASLQAKTQELDRLRKENKDLPRLRNEIAQLRHQRDAEKQTATQQAKLATNITSQLASPIPGSGRYITTAELAFAGYATPEAAFQSMNWAMLKGTYEDVSKALAPELLEQELKDPKGRKQFESGQKIMAPLIKGTQILSRKVLDADHVELKVHLDADPIPNSTDQQPPLLVQPMVRVGNEWKLGGGTISLSDDWDQSGEIQAVTP; encoded by the coding sequence ATGGATGACCATGACCTCTTGCGTCAATACGCCCGATGCCACTCGCAAGATGCTTTCCGCCAGCTTGTGGAAAAGCACCTCGTCATGGTTTTCTCATGCGCGCAACGCATGGTCCGCGATTCACACCTCGCCGAAGAGGTCGCTCAAAACGTTTTCACCACCTTCGCCCAAAAAGCTGAATCCATTCACCCACCCCAGGTTATTGCTGGCTGGCTTTACAACACCACTCGCAACCTTGCCATGCACACGGTTCGGTCTGAACAACGTCGCCGCCTGCGCGAAGAAACTGCTGTAACCATGCAAGCTCTCGATTCCGACTCTGATGCGGGTCACATCAAGGAACACCTCGAACCTGCCATGTCGGAATTGGAGCCTGACGATCGCGACACCCTCGTTCTCCGCTACTTTGAAGATCGCAGCCTCCGCGAAGTCGGCCAGGAATTTGGCATTAGCGAAGATGCCGCCCGCATGCGCGTGAATCGTGCGCTGGAAAAACTTCGCACCATTTTCAATCGCAAAGGTATCGCCGTCACCTCTGTTAGCCTTGCGGCCATCCTAACTGCCAGCACTACGTCTGCCGTCCCGGTTGGACTCACGGTTGCCATCACAACTGCCGCACTTGCCAAAACCATCGTTACTTCAACCACCATCGTCACCAACTCCGCGCTTACCGTTATGAACTGGATCAATGCCAAATCCGTTACCGCCATCATTAGTGCCGCCGTTATTGCCGCTACCAGCACCTATTTCGCGCAAGAACGACATCTCGATCACCTGCGTGCCGAAAACCAAACGCTCGCTGCCGAGCATGACAAATTAAAGTCCGCCAACGACACCTCGCTCGCTTCCTTGCAGGCAAAAACTCAGGAACTTGACCGTCTGCGCAAAGAGAACAAAGACCTGCCGCGTCTCAGAAACGAGATTGCCCAACTCCGCCACCAACGTGATGCCGAGAAGCAAACCGCCACACAGCAAGCCAAACTCGCCACCAATATTACCAGCCAGCTTGCATCTCCAATTCCGGGCAGTGGACGCTATATAACCACAGCCGAACTGGCCTTCGCTGGTTATGCGACCCCGGAAGCAGCATTTCAGTCCATGAATTGGGCCATGCTAAAAGGAACCTACGAAGATGTGAGTAAGGCCCTTGCGCCTGAACTGCTTGAACAAGAACTTAAAGATCCGAAAGGGCGCAAGCAATTTGAATCCGGACAAAAAATTATGGCACCTTTAATCAAGGGCACGCAGATTCTGAGCCGCAAAGTGCTCGACGCAGATCATGTGGAATTAAAAGTTCACCTGGATGCCGATCCGATTCCAAACAGCACAGACCAACAACCTCCACTGCTGGTTCAACCCATGGTCCGGGTCGGTAACGAATGGAAACTCGGCGGCGGCACCATAAGTCTCAGTGACGATTGGGATCAATCGGGCGAAATCCAGGCAGTCACTCCCTAG
- a CDS encoding PEP-CTERM sorting domain-containing protein: MMNRINPRIRTGLVCGVAMITSLGAYGQTSTTVTNTFTVNKSIPDGSASGLSDTRHLDLTGQNLFKLTYLQVSLNVSGGYNGDYYAYLVHNGGFAVLLNRAGKTSVNSFGYADRGLNITLSDGGAHDVHNYQDFQNPAGGVLTGTWAPDGRNFDPSLVLDTDPRSAFLSSFVDGDPSGDWTLFLADVDFGDQGTLVSWSLTMTAVPEPSTYALLGLGLGAFALVRNGRWKKS, from the coding sequence ATGATGAACCGAATTAATCCACGAATCAGGACGGGGCTTGTTTGCGGTGTGGCCATGATCACCTCACTGGGTGCCTATGGGCAGACCTCCACGACGGTTACCAACACCTTCACCGTCAACAAGAGCATTCCCGATGGTTCAGCCAGCGGGCTGAGTGACACCCGGCACCTGGATTTGACCGGGCAAAACCTCTTTAAACTCACCTACCTGCAGGTTTCCCTGAATGTCTCCGGCGGTTACAATGGCGACTACTACGCCTACCTGGTCCACAACGGGGGCTTTGCCGTGCTGCTCAACCGGGCGGGCAAAACCAGCGTCAACAGCTTTGGTTACGCCGACCGCGGCTTGAACATCACCCTGAGTGATGGGGGTGCCCATGACGTTCACAACTACCAGGATTTTCAGAACCCCGCCGGGGGCGTCCTGACCGGCACGTGGGCGCCGGACGGGCGCAATTTTGATCCCAGCCTGGTATTGGACACCGATCCGCGCAGCGCTTTCCTGAGTTCCTTTGTGGATGGCGATCCCAGCGGGGACTGGACGTTGTTCCTGGCCGATGTGGATTTTGGGGACCAAGGCACACTGGTCAGCTGGAGCCTGACCATGACGGCCGTGCCCGAACCCTCCACCTATGCGCTGCTGGGCCTGGGATTGGGAGCCTTTGCCCTTGTGCGCAATGGACGATGGAAGAAGTCCTGA
- a CDS encoding beta strand repeat-containing protein: MLGNTGNDWNGPTTVSGGTLRLGASEVIPDGSIVNVSSGTFEMSGYVSSISVGAGGTGYTTAPTVAFSGGGGSGATATATVASGVVTAVTITALGTGYTSAPTISFTGVGSGATATATVVAGPFNETVGGVVLSGGTISGGTLTVNSPNTFAISGGTISGAILAGSGGLTKSGTSTVALNSANAYTGKSTISGGTITINTATADACFGTPPASVVADQLTLDGGTIALGSSANASLNTNRGITLGSGGGTFSLTSKDLTVPGNIVGVGGLAKSGANALTLSGANTFAGNFTIIGGSINFNGNDVAGHGNIIVGPTTSAVTLRSSGTSPFTSTVTNNITINGGGTSDIDTFASSGNTLIYNGRISGSGVLLRGKGGGAGSVILLGNNSAFSGGLILNQGSLSLGHQNAAGTSALTILPLAGTVTPTLLANTALTGGNAITNAINIASTNRTFAFGGTNDLELSGPINLASTAGSTTPTISVANTGATILSGAISGPSGIGFTEGGAGNLTISGVANTYDGATVVNGNLRVNGSITSSSSVTINGGGVLSGNGAVPSVALNSGGTISPGSTIGALTTGSETWAGGGHYTFQVSDAAGVAGVGYDTLAINGTLSINSTSANTFSIDISGVALANFDNALNYVWTIASATSVSGFSPDNFALNVSGFGSLGNGVFVIAQSGNSIVLKFLQKPSVTSNPASHIATYGEGISFSVVAAGDPVLTYQWRKNGSAISGATSASLSLTGVHLGDAGNYDVVVSNEAGSATSAAALLAVNRASLTVAADNQTHVYGATNPVLTATFSGFVNGETLATSDITGSAALNTTADTSSTVADGPYTITIAQGTLASSNYNFSFTSGTLTVTPAGSSILLSSSTNTIAPGSNLTFTATVAAVAPSLGLPTGSVQFLANGTNIDALVALTNGIASVDTMLMTHGTNIVSAEYAGDANYSGATNSIVQIVNLSPQAGVASFARAPDISFKIKISDLLTNASDVDGDALALASISATSTNGAAISTNAIYVFYEAPATNGNVTDSFSYTVVDTFGATNSGIVTVTIVDDNGPSVNITGLTKLADGNQEIDFAGIPGRSYLIQSTSDLTPPITWTILGTNSAGTNGLFNYIDLDATNHSARYYRTAKP; the protein is encoded by the coding sequence ATTCTTGGCAATACCGGAAACGACTGGAACGGACCGACCACGGTTTCGGGCGGCACTCTGAGATTAGGCGCTTCTGAGGTGATTCCTGATGGATCCATAGTTAATGTGAGCTCAGGTACGTTTGAAATGAGCGGGTACGTGTCGAGCATTTCTGTCGGGGCTGGTGGAACGGGATATACCACCGCCCCCACAGTGGCATTTTCTGGCGGTGGTGGAAGTGGAGCCACGGCCACGGCAACGGTCGCCAGCGGCGTCGTAACGGCGGTCACGATTACCGCCCTTGGCACCGGTTACACCAGTGCACCTACAATATCATTTACTGGGGTCGGCAGTGGTGCAACAGCAACGGCAACGGTTGTGGCCGGTCCTTTTAATGAAACCGTAGGCGGCGTGGTGCTCTCCGGCGGCACTATTTCCGGCGGCACTCTGACAGTCAACTCGCCTAATACATTTGCCATTTCGGGCGGCACCATCAGCGGCGCCATCCTCGCGGGATCAGGGGGTCTGACAAAAAGTGGCACTTCCACCGTTGCTCTCAACAGCGCCAATGCCTACACGGGTAAGTCCACGATATCCGGGGGCACCATTACCATCAACACTGCGACCGCAGATGCATGCTTCGGAACTCCCCCGGCCAGCGTGGTTGCCGATCAGCTCACCTTGGACGGCGGAACGATTGCCCTGGGTTCGTCTGCGAATGCTTCGCTGAACACGAACCGCGGGATTACATTGGGCTCGGGTGGCGGCACATTTAGTTTGACCTCCAAAGATCTGACCGTCCCTGGCAACATTGTGGGTGTTGGCGGATTGGCAAAGAGCGGTGCGAACGCGCTCACCCTTAGTGGCGCAAACACCTTCGCCGGTAATTTTACCATCATTGGTGGTTCCATTAATTTCAACGGAAATGATGTGGCCGGGCACGGTAACATCATTGTGGGCCCCACGACGTCAGCGGTTACCTTGCGCAGCAGTGGCACAAGTCCCTTCACATCCACAGTGACTAACAACATCACCATTAATGGTGGTGGGACGAGCGATATAGACACATTTGCCTCTTCGGGCAATACGTTGATATACAACGGTCGGATAAGCGGTTCTGGAGTGCTGCTTAGAGGCAAAGGTGGTGGAGCAGGGAGCGTTATTCTCCTGGGAAACAACAGCGCTTTCAGCGGGGGCTTGATCCTCAATCAGGGATCACTTTCCCTGGGCCATCAAAACGCTGCTGGCACCAGCGCCCTTACAATCTTGCCCCTGGCAGGAACCGTCACTCCCACCTTGCTTGCCAACACCGCGTTGACGGGCGGAAATGCAATAACGAATGCGATCAACATTGCCTCAACGAACAGGACTTTTGCGTTCGGCGGCACGAATGATTTGGAGCTCTCCGGACCGATTAACCTTGCCTCCACCGCTGGAAGCACAACGCCCACCATTTCGGTTGCCAATACGGGGGCTACCATCCTGTCAGGAGCCATCAGTGGACCTTCGGGCATCGGCTTCACTGAGGGCGGCGCGGGCAATCTCACGATCAGCGGAGTTGCCAATACATACGACGGTGCCACTGTGGTTAATGGCAATCTCAGGGTGAACGGCAGCATCACTTCCAGCTCCAGTGTCACCATCAACGGTGGCGGCGTTCTTTCCGGGAATGGCGCCGTTCCTTCGGTGGCTTTGAATAGCGGTGGGACGATTTCACCTGGCAGCACGATTGGTGCTTTGACAACTGGCTCTGAAACCTGGGCTGGAGGTGGACATTATACTTTTCAAGTCAGTGACGCCGCCGGCGTTGCTGGAGTTGGTTATGACACCCTGGCTATAAACGGGACTCTTTCCATCAATTCCACCAGTGCAAATACTTTTTCAATTGATATCAGTGGCGTTGCCTTAGCGAATTTTGACAACGCCCTAAATTACGTTTGGACCATTGCTTCCGCCACTTCGGTGAGCGGTTTCAGTCCGGATAATTTCGCTTTGAATGTGAGCGGATTTGGTTCATTGGGCAACGGTGTTTTCGTCATCGCCCAGAGTGGAAATAGCATCGTTCTGAAATTCCTGCAAAAACCATCTGTAACAAGCAATCCTGCGAGTCATATTGCAACTTATGGCGAAGGGATTTCCTTCAGCGTGGTGGCTGCGGGAGATCCTGTTTTGACCTATCAATGGCGGAAAAATGGTTCTGCGATCAGTGGCGCGACCAGTGCTTCCCTGAGCCTGACTGGCGTTCATTTGGGCGATGCGGGAAATTATGATGTGGTTGTATCCAATGAGGCAGGATCGGCCACCAGTGCAGCAGCTTTGCTCGCGGTCAATAGAGCATCGCTGACGGTTGCAGCGGATAATCAGACACACGTTTATGGTGCAACCAACCCGGTGCTCACAGCCACGTTCAGCGGGTTTGTGAATGGAGAGACGCTGGCAACGAGTGATATCACTGGGAGTGCTGCCTTGAACACCACGGCTGACACAAGTAGTACGGTTGCAGACGGGCCCTATACTATTACAATCGCCCAAGGGACGCTGGCTTCGAGCAATTACAATTTCAGCTTCACGAGTGGCACGTTGACGGTTACGCCTGCGGGATCAAGTATTCTTCTGAGCTCCTCGACGAATACCATCGCGCCTGGCAGCAATCTGACATTCACCGCCACTGTTGCGGCCGTTGCTCCGAGCCTGGGACTTCCCACCGGAAGTGTACAGTTCCTGGCAAATGGAACGAATATTGATGCCTTGGTTGCCCTGACGAATGGCATCGCCAGCGTTGACACTATGTTAATGACGCATGGAACGAATATTGTTTCAGCTGAGTATGCCGGTGATGCAAATTATAGTGGAGCGACTAACAGCATCGTGCAGATCGTGAATCTTTCGCCTCAAGCGGGAGTAGCGAGCTTCGCCCGTGCGCCAGATATTTCATTCAAAATCAAGATTTCGGATTTGTTGACCAATGCGTCAGATGTGGACGGAGATGCATTGGCCCTGGCTTCGATAAGTGCAACCAGCACAAATGGAGCGGCGATTTCAACGAACGCGATCTATGTTTTCTATGAAGCACCTGCCACAAATGGGAATGTAACTGACTCATTCTCTTACACGGTTGTGGATACTTTTGGGGCCACGAACTCCGGGATCGTGACTGTCACAATTGTTGATGACAATGGACCCTCGGTTAACATCACGGGGTTAACCAAACTCGCAGATGGAAACCAGGAAATTGATTTCGCAGGTATTCCAGGAAGAAGTTACCTGATTCAATCGACCAGTGACCTGACGCCACCAATAACGTGGACAATTTTGGGTACGAATTCTGCCGGAACTAACGGGCTCTTCAATTACATCGATTTGGATGCAACAAATCACAGTGCTCGTTACTATCGCACGGCTAAACCTTAA
- a CDS encoding glycosyltransferase family 2 protein, translated as MSSEQVALSIVIPVFNEAEMLPKLFQELGRVRAGTLRGEGPLEIVLVDDGSKDSSWNLISAQCQRDPAYIGVRFSRNFGHQVALAAGLETARGSVIVSMDADLQDPPDVILEMLAAHRQGYDVVYATRATRGTEPWGKRVSAKFFYYAIEKLSGVPIPRNTGDFRLMSRRSLMELMKLRESHRFLRGLVPWIGFPQTQIFYDRADRTGGETHYPWHKMMRLAIDGIASMSQAPLRLAYAVSLMLFAVFVGYILYAFIKHLVVGTELVPGWTSIMSAITIFGTIQLLLLGVFGEYLGRVYEQVKNRPLYVVQEIRRAAQEGNTTTTPNRNQTPLTPP; from the coding sequence GTGTCTAGTGAACAGGTCGCGCTCTCGATTGTAATCCCCGTTTTCAACGAGGCGGAGATGCTGCCCAAGCTTTTTCAGGAACTGGGCCGCGTCCGCGCCGGCACTCTGCGCGGCGAAGGACCGTTGGAAATCGTTCTGGTGGATGACGGTAGCAAGGACTCAAGCTGGAATTTGATCTCCGCCCAATGCCAGCGCGATCCTGCCTACATAGGGGTGAGATTCTCCCGTAACTTCGGACATCAAGTGGCGCTGGCCGCTGGTCTGGAAACCGCCCGTGGTTCAGTTATCGTCTCCATGGATGCCGATCTCCAGGACCCGCCCGATGTGATCTTGGAAATGCTCGCCGCCCACCGTCAGGGCTACGATGTGGTCTATGCCACCCGCGCGACCCGTGGCACTGAACCCTGGGGCAAACGCGTCAGTGCGAAATTCTTCTACTACGCCATTGAAAAACTTAGCGGCGTGCCGATTCCCCGCAACACTGGCGACTTTCGGTTAATGAGCCGCCGCTCCCTGATGGAGCTCATGAAATTGCGCGAGTCGCATCGTTTCCTGCGCGGCCTCGTGCCATGGATCGGTTTTCCGCAAACCCAGATTTTCTATGACCGCGCTGACCGGACTGGTGGCGAGACCCATTATCCCTGGCACAAAATGATGCGGCTGGCGATTGACGGCATTGCCTCCATGTCCCAGGCGCCATTGCGGCTGGCCTACGCGGTTTCGCTGATGCTCTTTGCTGTCTTTGTCGGCTATATTCTTTACGCCTTTATCAAGCACCTCGTGGTCGGCACGGAATTGGTACCCGGTTGGACTTCGATCATGTCCGCCATAACCATCTTCGGCACCATCCAACTACTGCTCCTCGGCGTCTTTGGCGAATACCTGGGCAGGGTTTATGAGCAGGTGAAGAACCGCCCACTCTATGTCGTTCAGGAAATCCGGCGTGCCGCTCAGGAAGGGAATACAACGACTACCCCAAACCGGAACCAAACACCTCTTACGCCCCCGTGA